A single region of the Pontimicrobium sp. SW4 genome encodes:
- a CDS encoding carboxypeptidase-like regulatory domain-containing protein produces the protein MKTTKVLLIFLLSFQSVFSQEKSKSLSITLKDTSIENVLKSIEEKTNYKFFYIADWFDDSTISRDYKDVTINEILTDIFKTTPINYYIDANFNIILTRNNIIHDKLPDGFFDVKEKVQIDESEQENTLNPVFYEDDVIVNNNEIIRIGKENKSTSLKSFVLTGKIKNETTGEPISNAAILVKENNTGTTTNNRGNYEITLKTGVNTLEVSALGKGKIEKTVIIYNNGELNFTLNDDFESLDEIVIEANRDRNVVKAVTGLSLIDVEEIKNIPLVLGERDILRVAIALPGITNAGEGASGYNVRGGKTDQNLILLDNSVVYNPSHFFGIFSALNPFTSKNASIYKGNIPAEFGGRLSSVFDIKTKEGNTKKFSGEASIGAVMSNLTLELPVVKEKSSLLIGGRSTYSNWILKSLDDESLNNSKASFYDVVAKYHHKINKNNTVKTTAYMSKDDFSITSDSLYSYNNKLFSFDWEHKVNDKNDANIIVAKSQYEFNINYKDSTNSGFDLGYKIDETELKLKMKYNHSDAHKFTYGLSSKLYVVNPGNRDVIGTDSRFVGVNIPKERGLESAVFVSDNFTVNEKLLIDAGLRYSHYMSLGESTQRVYAEGQPKVEGTLIDNVYYKKNEVIKQYGGLEARISMRYFLMEDFSVKASFNNNIQYIHTLSNNTTVSPTDTWKLSDLNIKPQSVNQYSLGFYKNLKDNMYELSVEGYFKKSDNILDYKVGANLLLNETIEREVLQGEGKAYGIEFLIKKDKGKFNGWIGYTYSKSLNKFESEFLSENINNGKYFSSNYDKPHDLSLVTNYKITNRYSVSTNFVYQTGRPVTYPTGKYVLNNTEYVVYSERNKFRIPDYYRLDVSFNVEGNHKIKKFAHSFWNLSIYNVLGRNNPYSVFFVSDDGRVKAYKSSIFSIPIPTITYNFKF, from the coding sequence ATGAAGACGACCAAAGTATTATTAATATTTCTTCTTAGCTTTCAATCTGTTTTTTCTCAAGAAAAATCTAAGAGCTTATCTATAACTTTAAAAGATACTAGTATTGAAAATGTATTGAAAAGTATTGAAGAAAAAACAAATTACAAGTTTTTTTATATAGCTGATTGGTTTGATGATAGTACAATATCTAGAGATTATAAAGATGTTACAATTAATGAAATATTAACTGATATTTTTAAAACGACACCAATTAATTATTACATAGATGCTAATTTCAATATTATTTTAACTCGAAATAATATTATTCATGATAAACTTCCAGACGGCTTTTTTGATGTGAAAGAAAAAGTACAGATTGACGAATCAGAGCAGGAAAATACATTAAACCCTGTGTTTTATGAGGATGATGTCATAGTCAACAATAACGAAATTATTAGAATTGGTAAAGAAAATAAGAGCACAAGCTTGAAATCATTTGTGCTTACAGGAAAAATAAAAAATGAAACTACTGGTGAACCAATTTCTAATGCTGCTATTTTAGTTAAAGAGAATAATACTGGAACTACTACCAATAATAGAGGGAATTATGAAATAACACTAAAAACAGGAGTAAACACTTTAGAAGTTAGTGCACTTGGTAAAGGTAAAATTGAAAAAACGGTAATAATCTACAACAATGGCGAATTAAATTTTACACTTAATGACGATTTCGAATCATTAGATGAAATAGTAATTGAAGCAAATAGAGATAGAAATGTAGTTAAAGCAGTTACGGGTTTGTCATTAATTGATGTTGAGGAAATTAAGAATATTCCTCTAGTATTAGGCGAAAGGGATATATTAAGAGTCGCAATTGCTTTACCAGGAATTACAAATGCAGGGGAAGGTGCTTCTGGATATAATGTTCGAGGTGGAAAAACTGACCAAAATTTAATTTTATTAGACAATTCAGTTGTGTATAATCCTTCACATTTTTTCGGTATTTTTTCGGCATTAAATCCATTTACTTCAAAAAACGCAAGTATTTATAAAGGAAATATCCCAGCTGAATTTGGTGGAAGGCTCTCATCAGTATTCGATATAAAAACCAAAGAAGGAAATACCAAGAAATTTTCTGGAGAAGCTTCTATTGGTGCAGTAATGAGTAACTTAACATTAGAGCTTCCAGTTGTAAAAGAAAAATCATCTTTATTAATCGGTGGTAGAAGCACCTATTCTAACTGGATATTAAAATCTTTAGACGACGAATCTTTAAATAATAGCAAAGCTTCGTTTTACGATGTTGTAGCTAAATACCATCATAAAATAAACAAAAACAATACGGTTAAGACAACTGCGTATATGAGTAAAGATGATTTTAGTATCACATCAGACTCACTTTACAGTTATAACAACAAGCTGTTTTCATTTGATTGGGAACACAAAGTTAATGATAAGAATGATGCTAATATAATAGTGGCAAAAAGCCAATATGAGTTTAATATAAATTATAAAGACAGCACCAATTCAGGTTTCGATTTAGGATATAAAATTGATGAAACAGAGCTAAAACTAAAAATGAAATACAACCATAGTGATGCACATAAATTTACGTATGGATTGTCTAGTAAGTTGTATGTTGTAAACCCTGGTAATCGCGATGTTATTGGTACAGACTCTAGGTTTGTTGGTGTAAACATTCCTAAGGAAAGAGGCTTGGAGTCGGCAGTTTTTGTGTCTGATAATTTTACTGTGAATGAAAAGCTACTAATAGATGCAGGCTTGAGGTACTCACATTATATGTCTTTGGGAGAATCCACCCAGAGAGTTTATGCAGAGGGTCAGCCTAAAGTTGAAGGTACATTAATAGATAATGTGTATTACAAAAAAAATGAAGTCATTAAACAATATGGAGGTTTGGAAGCTAGAATTTCTATGAGATATTTTTTAATGGAAGATTTTTCGGTTAAGGCAAGCTTTAATAACAACATTCAATACATTCATACTTTATCTAACAATACAACGGTGTCACCTACTGATACTTGGAAGTTATCCGATTTAAATATCAAACCACAATCAGTTAACCAATACTCTTTAGGTTTTTACAAGAACTTAAAAGATAATATGTACGAGCTTAGTGTAGAAGGTTATTTTAAAAAGTCTGATAATATATTAGACTATAAAGTAGGTGCTAATTTGTTGCTTAACGAAACAATAGAGCGAGAAGTACTGCAAGGAGAAGGTAAAGCGTATGGCATTGAGTTTTTAATTAAAAAAGATAAAGGAAAGTTTAATGGATGGATTGGTTATACCTATTCTAAATCCTTGAACAAATTTGAAAGCGAATTTTTAAGTGAAAATATAAATAATGGTAAGTATTTTTCATCAAATTATGATAAACCTCACGACTTAAGCTTAGTAACAAATTATAAAATCACTAATAGGTATAGTGTGTCAACCAATTTTGTATATCAAACAGGAAGACCGGTAACCTACCCAACTGGGAAATATGTTTTAAACAATACGGAGTATGTGGTTTATAGTGAAAGAAACAAATTTAGAATCCCTGATTATTATAGATTAGATGTAAGTTTTAATGTTGAAGGAAACCATAAAATTAAAAAATTCGCACATAGCTTTTGGAATTTATCAATCTACAATGTGTTAGGAAGAAATAATCCATATTCAGTATTTTTTGTGTCTGACGATGGTAGGGTTAAGGCATACAAGAGTTCTATTTTCTCAATCCCAATTCCAACAATTACCTATAATTTTAAATTTTAA
- a CDS encoding DUF4249 domain-containing protein, with product MTTIIKSKYRVFWVLPLLFFGCVEPYEIKTETFEDFLVVEALLTNEVKFQEILLSRTFPLEEVIPIAETNANVSIIEDMGLEYKFNEVEPGKYISEVEFNALPDREYTLLITTNSGRKYSSKQEKLEQGDVVDFSLYTQSSINSDGAEGVAIYYESIEPGNEDSRYFRFEYIETYKIVPPYWSDEYLRVNQNGTLTLLAKENEDGKVCFGTTKSNEIILRNASEFSENEIDPFLVKFNKRLNAKIQSRYSLLVRQHLISREAYTYYETLKDFSESGSVFSENQPGTVLGNISSLDNPEETVIGFFEVAKTLEKRVFFSYTDYFPDSQLFLRPYFFTCNIMEPFIEANASQPLTLAEMIEQGLVIFHAENFIEGEPPYQVVKTKCGDCSIFADIEVPDFWEE from the coding sequence ATGACTACTATAATTAAAAGTAAATATCGAGTTTTTTGGGTGTTGCCTTTGTTATTTTTTGGCTGTGTAGAACCTTATGAAATTAAAACCGAAACGTTTGAAGACTTTTTAGTAGTTGAAGCATTACTTACCAATGAGGTGAAGTTCCAAGAGATTTTATTGAGTCGAACATTCCCATTAGAGGAAGTTATTCCTATTGCTGAGACAAATGCAAATGTTTCTATAATTGAAGACATGGGCTTGGAGTATAAATTCAATGAAGTGGAGCCTGGTAAGTATATATCAGAAGTTGAGTTTAACGCTTTACCAGATAGAGAATATACATTATTGATAACCACTAATTCTGGTAGAAAATATAGCTCTAAACAAGAAAAATTAGAGCAAGGCGATGTTGTAGATTTTAGTTTATATACGCAAAGTTCGATAAATAGCGATGGAGCAGAAGGTGTTGCTATATATTACGAAAGTATTGAGCCAGGAAATGAAGATTCCAGATATTTTCGTTTTGAGTACATTGAAACTTATAAAATTGTACCACCTTATTGGTCTGATGAGTATTTAAGAGTTAATCAAAATGGAACACTAACACTATTAGCTAAAGAAAATGAGGATGGAAAAGTTTGTTTTGGTACAACTAAATCTAATGAGATTATTTTAAGAAATGCAAGTGAGTTTTCAGAGAATGAAATAGACCCATTCCTAGTTAAATTTAATAAGCGCCTAAATGCAAAAATACAAAGTCGTTATAGTTTATTAGTTAGGCAACACTTAATTTCAAGGGAAGCTTATACTTATTATGAAACCTTAAAAGATTTTTCGGAATCTGGTAGCGTATTTTCTGAAAACCAACCAGGAACTGTTTTAGGTAATATATCTTCTTTAGATAACCCAGAAGAAACAGTTATTGGTTTTTTTGAAGTTGCAAAAACTTTAGAAAAAAGAGTGTTTTTTAGTTATACTGATTATTTCCCTGATTCTCAATTGTTTTTGCGTCCATATTTTTTCACATGTAATATAATGGAGCCGTTTATAGAAGCCAATGCTTCACAACCATTAACTTTAGCAGAAATGATTGAGCAAGGTCTAGTAATATTTCATGCAGAAAATTTTATTGAAGGTGAACCACCATATCAAGTCGTTAAAACTAAGTGTGGAGATTGCTCAATATTTGCAGATATAGAAGTGCCAGATTTTTGGGAAGAATAG
- a CDS encoding GNAT family N-acetyltransferase produces the protein MIRLKKTDSKNIDFRMLVAHLDKDLAISDGDEHGFYHQFNSIETIKYAIVAYNNNIPVACGAIKQYSDSTVEIKRMYTLPGTRGKGIATKILNELEEWAAQLGYKRCILETGKKQPKAISLYKKTGYKIIPNYDQYIGIENSVCFEKLLH, from the coding sequence ATGATTCGTCTTAAAAAAACTGACTCTAAAAACATTGATTTTAGAATGCTTGTAGCACATCTAGACAAAGATTTAGCAATATCTGATGGTGATGAACATGGATTTTATCATCAATTTAATAGTATTGAAACCATTAAATATGCTATTGTCGCTTACAATAATAATATTCCTGTTGCCTGTGGAGCCATTAAACAATATAGTGATTCAACTGTTGAAATAAAACGTATGTATACTTTACCAGGAACAAGAGGTAAAGGTATTGCAACAAAAATTTTGAATGAATTAGAAGAATGGGCTGCTCAATTGGGGTACAAACGTTGTATTCTTGAAACTGGTAAAAAACAGCCAAAAGCTATTTCGCTCTATAAAAAAACTGGTTATAAAATTATTCCTAATTACGATCAATATATTGGTATAGAAAATAGTGTGTGTTTTGAAAAGCTTCTACACTAG
- a CDS encoding thioredoxin family protein produces the protein MARTPSNMLPLGTKAPNFTLPDVTVGISKSLNELKGDKGTVVMFICNHCPFVIHVNEALVAISKHYIELGFNFIAISSNDVVNYPQDSPEKMKIHAKENNYPFPYLYDETQEVAKAYDAACTPDIYLFNDVLDLVYRGQLDDSRPGNSIPVTGSDLRHALECLLNNTQNTNTQKPSIGCNIKWK, from the coding sequence ATGGCTAGAACTCCGTCAAATATGCTTCCTTTAGGAACAAAAGCTCCAAATTTTACACTACCAGATGTCACAGTAGGAATAAGTAAAAGCTTAAACGAACTTAAAGGTGACAAAGGTACAGTTGTGATGTTTATTTGCAATCACTGCCCTTTTGTTATCCATGTAAATGAAGCTTTGGTTGCTATTTCTAAGCATTATATAGAGCTAGGTTTTAATTTTATTGCCATTTCTAGTAACGATGTGGTTAATTACCCTCAAGATTCTCCTGAAAAAATGAAAATTCATGCTAAAGAAAACAACTATCCTTTCCCATACTTATATGATGAAACACAAGAAGTAGCAAAAGCCTATGATGCTGCATGCACACCAGACATTTATCTTTTTAATGACGTTTTAGACTTAGTATATAGAGGACAATTGGACGATTCCAGACCTGGAAATAGTATTCCAGTTACTGGAAGTGATTTAAGGCATGCTTTAGAATGTTTACTAAACAATACTCAAAATACAAATACACAAAAACCAAGTATTGGTTGTAATATTAAGTGGAAATAG
- a CDS encoding tRNA-binding protein, with protein MKETISFEDFTKVDLRVGTIIEVNDFPKAKNPAYQLTIDFGDLGVKKSSAQITAIYSKEELLHKQIVATVNFPKKQIVNFMSECLVMGAVNGSDVILLHPEHKVKNGSTVS; from the coding sequence ATGAAGGAGACTATTTCTTTTGAAGACTTTACAAAAGTTGATTTGCGAGTAGGAACGATTATTGAAGTAAATGACTTTCCAAAAGCTAAAAATCCAGCATACCAACTTACTATTGATTTTGGAGATTTAGGAGTTAAAAAATCTTCAGCACAAATTACAGCGATCTATTCTAAAGAGGAGTTATTGCATAAGCAAATAGTAGCAACCGTTAACTTTCCGAAAAAACAAATTGTTAATTTTATGAGTGAATGTTTGGTGATGGGAGCAGTAAATGGCAGTGATGTAATACTATTACATCCTGAGCATAAGGTAAAAAATGGCTCAACAGTTTCTTAG
- a CDS encoding bile acid:sodium symporter family protein, protein MQELDAVKINFDSGGLWVLNIALAVVMFGVALGITFADFKNLFKHPKLVVLGIISQFILLPFLTFLVILLLKPQPSIALGMMMVAACPGGNISNFMTHLAKGNTALSVSLTAFATFLAIFMTPLNFQLYGNLYKPTADILKTVSLEPFELVKLVVLILGIPLVLGMSLRYRNEKLAIKLSKLLKPLSIIVFVAIVVIAFSNNLDIFYDYAHHVFAIGIGHNLLAILLGFGVARLFKLSFRDTKTLAIETGIQNSGLGLLLIFTFFNGLGGMALLAAFWGIWHIISGLILATYWSKKSNSIEKALAA, encoded by the coding sequence ATGCAAGAATTAGATGCAGTAAAAATTAATTTTGATAGCGGCGGACTTTGGGTTTTAAATATTGCTCTAGCTGTCGTTATGTTTGGTGTGGCTTTAGGCATTACTTTTGCTGATTTTAAAAACCTATTTAAGCATCCAAAACTTGTTGTTTTAGGTATTATATCTCAGTTTATATTACTGCCTTTTTTAACATTCTTAGTTATTTTATTGTTAAAACCACAACCAAGTATCGCTTTAGGAATGATGATGGTTGCTGCTTGTCCAGGAGGTAATATTTCAAATTTCATGACACATTTGGCTAAAGGAAACACAGCATTATCAGTAAGTTTAACTGCATTTGCTACTTTTTTAGCAATCTTTATGACTCCTTTAAATTTTCAGTTGTATGGCAATCTTTATAAGCCAACTGCGGACATATTAAAAACGGTTTCTTTAGAGCCTTTTGAATTGGTAAAACTAGTTGTTTTAATTCTTGGAATACCTTTGGTTTTAGGTATGAGTTTGAGGTATAGAAATGAGAAGCTAGCTATTAAATTATCTAAGCTTTTAAAACCGTTGTCCATAATTGTTTTTGTTGCTATTGTTGTTATAGCATTTTCAAATAATTTAGACATTTTTTATGATTATGCGCATCATGTTTTTGCTATAGGTATTGGACATAACTTATTAGCTATACTCTTAGGTTTTGGAGTGGCAAGGTTATTTAAATTATCGTTTAGAGATACAAAAACACTAGCTATCGAAACTGGAATCCAAAACTCTGGATTAGGGTTGTTACTCATCTTTACATTTTTTAATGGACTAGGAGGGATGGCTCTTTTAGCTGCATTTTGGGGAATATGGCATATTATATCTGGATTGATATTAGCAACATACTGGTCTAAAAAAAGTAATAGTATTGAAAAAGCTTTGGCTGCATAG
- a CDS encoding 1-acyl-sn-glycerol-3-phosphate acyltransferase gives MKKLWLHSVRSYLRLGMFFYFKRIYVHGLENVPKDKPVLLLANHQNALLDALLIATKCGRFSFFLTRAAVFKKALVSKLLKSLQMLPVYRVRDGWSNISNNIAIFESCSEILNNNEAIVIFPEGSHNLARRVRPLSKGFTRIVFDTLDKYPDLDLQLVPVGLNFVKATSFPDSAAIYFGSPISGSSFITENRNQDIVKLKSKIKEELSKLTTNIPEKNYDYILNKLDGLQVNYLKPDKVNTCIQSDFEKYDEKLKPSNNLLKRIFKYLLILNILIPYFLWSYVFKPRIKEPEFKSTFRFAIALTLVPLYLLIIAVTLSITISLSIGLSYLFIVLIISLITVKL, from the coding sequence TTGAAAAAGCTTTGGCTGCATAGTGTAAGAAGTTATTTAAGATTGGGGATGTTCTTTTATTTTAAAAGAATATATGTACATGGTCTTGAAAATGTTCCAAAAGATAAGCCTGTTTTATTATTAGCAAACCATCAAAATGCACTCTTAGATGCTTTGTTAATAGCAACAAAGTGTGGTAGATTTTCTTTTTTTTTAACAAGGGCAGCGGTCTTTAAAAAAGCATTAGTTAGCAAGCTATTGAAGAGTTTGCAAATGCTTCCAGTATATAGAGTAAGAGATGGTTGGAGTAACATTTCAAATAATATTGCCATTTTTGAGAGTTGTTCTGAGATTTTAAACAATAATGAAGCTATTGTTATATTTCCTGAAGGGAGTCACAATTTAGCGCGTCGTGTTAGGCCATTAAGTAAAGGTTTCACTAGAATAGTATTCGATACTTTAGATAAATATCCAGATTTGGATTTGCAACTTGTTCCTGTAGGTTTAAATTTTGTAAAAGCTACAAGCTTTCCTGATAGTGCAGCAATATATTTTGGCTCTCCTATTTCTGGCTCCTCGTTTATTACAGAAAATAGAAATCAAGATATTGTAAAGCTAAAGTCAAAAATTAAAGAAGAACTTTCTAAGTTGACTACCAATATTCCTGAAAAAAATTATGATTACATTTTAAACAAATTGGATGGGTTACAAGTGAATTATTTGAAACCAGATAAAGTCAACACTTGTATTCAATCTGATTTTGAAAAATACGATGAGAAACTAAAACCATCAAATAATTTGTTGAAAAGAATTTTTAAATATTTATTAATCTTAAATATTCTAATCCCGTATTTTTTGTGGAGTTATGTATTTAAACCTAGAATAAAAGAACCAGAGTTTAAATCTACATTTAGATTTGCAATTGCTTTAACTCTGGTTCCATTATATCTATTAATAATAGCAGTTACATTATCAATAACTATTTCTCTATCAATTGGTTTAAGTTATTTGTTTATAGTGTTAATTATTTCACTAATAACAGTTAAATTATAA
- a CDS encoding M14 family metallopeptidase: MKKLLLLCAILSTFAQAQTQSTVDLSYYLPQNVTYNQNIPTPESIVGHQVGEWHITHDKLAQYMYALANASDRITIESRGSTFEDRPVLLLTITSPKNHQNIDNIQKTHMNATENDDVNTNRPIVVYQGFSIHGNEPSGANAGLLVAYYLAAAEGNEINDLLENTVILFDPSFNPDGLQRFAYWTNTNKSINLNPDPNDREYSEVWPGGRTNHYWFDMNRDWLPVQLPESRARIESFHKWYPNILTDHHEMGTNSTFFFQPGIPSRTHPLIPKINQELTAKIGNYHAKALDKIGSFYYTEESFDDFYYGKGSTFPDINGGIGILFEQASSRGHIQESDNGILTFPFTIRNQFTSALSTLAAAKSMREEILTYQHNFFKNARKEASKEGNKAIVFGDEKDAAKTYHLAEILKRHKIKFHEIKQDFSANGKHFKKGYSFIVPKNQKNTRLINAMFEKRTTFQDSLFYDISAWTFPLAFNVDYAEGVSTNNAGNEVKDLQFKAGNVSGMSNYAYLMEWHEYYTPKLLNKVLNDGLRAKVGMQPFSLSGVNYDYGTIMIPVQNQKLSATDLHVYLTKLAKESHVSINAVGTGLTQGIDLGSNQFRALTAPKIAILVGDGISSYDAGEIWHLFDTRYDITVTKLDTKSIGRANLSRYNTIIVPSGRLDDNDSKKIKEWVQNGGTLIAYKSALNWLKSKELAKLDFKKMELVGKNISFEQRGDFRGAQVIGGAIFEATTDRSHPINFGYKNDRISLFRNTTIFMKPDKNSYNNPIQYTERPIVSGYISKQNLDSIGSTVPLQIKGLGRGKIVAFTDNTNFRAFWYGTNKLLMNAIFFREEL; this comes from the coding sequence ATGAAAAAACTACTATTATTATGCGCTATTCTTAGCACATTTGCACAAGCACAAACACAAAGCACGGTTGACTTGTCTTACTATCTTCCTCAAAATGTAACTTATAATCAAAACATTCCGACACCAGAAAGCATTGTTGGTCATCAAGTTGGAGAATGGCATATTACGCACGATAAGTTAGCACAATACATGTATGCTTTAGCAAATGCTTCTGATAGAATTACCATTGAAAGCAGAGGAAGCACTTTTGAAGATAGACCAGTTTTACTTCTTACTATAACGTCTCCTAAAAACCATCAAAATATAGATAACATTCAAAAAACTCATATGAATGCGACAGAAAATGATGATGTTAACACCAACAGACCTATCGTTGTCTACCAAGGGTTTTCAATTCATGGAAATGAACCGAGTGGTGCAAATGCTGGACTTTTGGTTGCTTATTATTTAGCCGCAGCAGAAGGTAATGAAATTAATGATTTATTAGAAAACACAGTAATTCTTTTTGATCCTTCGTTTAATCCAGATGGATTACAACGTTTTGCTTATTGGACAAACACTAATAAAAGTATCAACTTAAATCCAGATCCAAATGATAGAGAGTATAGCGAAGTTTGGCCTGGGGGCAGAACCAATCATTATTGGTTTGATATGAATCGTGATTGGCTACCAGTACAGCTACCAGAATCTCGTGCTAGAATTGAAAGTTTTCATAAATGGTATCCTAATATTTTAACCGATCATCATGAAATGGGCACAAACTCAACTTTCTTTTTTCAACCTGGAATTCCGTCACGAACCCATCCACTCATACCAAAAATAAACCAAGAGCTAACAGCAAAAATAGGTAATTACCATGCCAAAGCATTAGATAAAATAGGCTCTTTTTATTACACTGAAGAGAGTTTTGATGATTTCTATTATGGAAAAGGATCAACTTTCCCTGACATTAATGGAGGAATTGGAATTTTATTTGAGCAAGCAAGTTCTCGTGGACATATTCAAGAAAGTGATAATGGTATCTTGACATTTCCATTCACCATCCGTAACCAGTTTACTTCTGCCTTATCAACTTTAGCTGCAGCAAAAAGTATGCGTGAAGAAATATTAACATATCAACATAATTTCTTTAAAAATGCTCGCAAAGAGGCATCTAAAGAAGGAAATAAAGCTATTGTATTTGGAGATGAAAAAGATGCTGCAAAAACATATCATCTAGCAGAAATACTTAAGCGACATAAAATTAAATTCCACGAAATAAAACAAGATTTTTCTGCTAATGGAAAACATTTTAAAAAAGGGTATAGTTTTATAGTTCCCAAAAATCAAAAAAATACTCGCTTAATAAATGCAATGTTTGAAAAGCGAACAACATTTCAAGATAGTCTATTTTATGACATTTCGGCTTGGACCTTTCCTCTTGCATTTAATGTAGACTATGCAGAAGGTGTTTCAACTAATAATGCAGGAAACGAGGTCAAAGATTTACAATTTAAAGCAGGTAACGTTTCTGGTATGAGCAATTATGCTTATCTAATGGAATGGCATGAATATTATACACCAAAATTATTAAACAAAGTGCTTAACGACGGATTGCGAGCCAAAGTTGGAATGCAACCATTTAGTTTGAGTGGTGTAAATTATGATTATGGGACGATTATGATTCCAGTTCAAAATCAAAAATTAAGTGCTACAGATTTGCATGTTTACTTAACAAAACTTGCTAAAGAAAGTCATGTATCTATAAATGCTGTTGGAACTGGTTTAACGCAAGGAATTGATTTAGGAAGTAATCAATTTAGAGCCTTAACAGCACCAAAAATAGCGATACTAGTTGGAGATGGAATCTCGTCGTACGATGCTGGGGAAATCTGGCATTTATTTGATACACGTTATGACATTACAGTTACAAAATTAGATACCAAAAGCATAGGTCGTGCTAATTTAAGTAGGTATAATACGATAATTGTACCAAGCGGAAGACTTGATGATAATGATTCTAAAAAAATAAAAGAATGGGTGCAAAATGGAGGGACATTAATTGCCTATAAAAGTGCATTAAATTGGTTAAAATCAAAAGAATTAGCTAAACTAGATTTTAAGAAAATGGAGTTAGTTGGTAAGAATATTTCTTTTGAACAGCGTGGAGATTTTAGAGGTGCTCAAGTAATTGGAGGTGCAATTTTTGAGGCAACTACTGATCGTTCACACCCAATAAACTTTGGTTATAAAAATGATAGAATTTCATTATTCAGAAACACAACTATTTTCATGAAACCTGATAAGAATAGTTATAATAATCCAATTCAATATACAGAACGTCCTATTGTGAGTGGTTATATTTCTAAGCAAAATTTAGACAGCATTGGCAGTACAGTACCATTGCAAATTAAAGGTTTAGGACGAGGTAAGATAGTTGCTTTTACAGACAACACAAACTTTAGAGCTTTCTGGTATGGTACAAATAAATTACTAATGAATGCTATTTTCTTTAGAGAAGAATTATAA
- a CDS encoding PUR family DNA/RNA-binding protein yields the protein MSNNDMMEKEEIFSKVLRAGRRTYFFDVRATKAGDYYLTITESKKFTNDDGSFHYKKHKIYLYKEDFAEFNDILREMTDYVIDEKGEEVISERHQKDYKKEEYNNSDDEIPTSPESFTDVNFEDI from the coding sequence ATGAGTAATAATGATATGATGGAGAAAGAGGAAATATTTTCAAAAGTTTTAAGAGCAGGACGTCGTACTTACTTTTTTGATGTAAGAGCTACAAAAGCTGGTGATTATTATCTTACAATTACGGAGAGTAAAAAATTCACTAATGATGATGGCTCTTTTCATTACAAAAAGCATAAAATTTATTTGTACAAGGAGGATTTTGCTGAGTTTAATGATATTTTAAGAGAAATGACTGATTATGTTATCGATGAAAAAGGTGAAGAAGTAATTAGCGAGCGTCATCAAAAAGATTATAAAAAAGAAGAGTATAACAACAGTGATGATGAAATACCAACCTCTCCTGAGAGCTTCACTGATGTTAACTTTGAAGATATTTAA